ctcttgtgtcccctgtctctcattcgctcccacaggtgggtcgcccctgttgaagccctgctggccagggcaaaGAATAGTTGTAGGAAGACAGATCTCTACATTTACAttggagaaaagaacaaagatcTGGTTGTGGGAAGCAGGTTTTTACTGTGTGACTGTTTTCACACATAGCTGGGGATATAATCAATACATACCAAATGCATAAGGGAGATTGTGCCCAAAGATGATCAAACATTTCTAAACTGTGGAAAATAAATCCCAAATTTGTAACAGATGGGAAAAGGCTACAGCAAGaaaacagccaattcattcaaaaggcaataaTTGCAAAATgccttgtgtgatggtttcctcCAGTAGAATCCTTAGTTCTAATGGCTTGACCTTATCAAATGATGGCTATATTATCCTGTGGCCTGTAATAGCTCATGATAATGGCTCCTGACAGATATTAATATGAAATCTTAGggacaacaaaaaaggaaaggttatggtttgacagtggtgtgtttgtgtgtcaagacAAAGGGTCTATCATACTTACTAgtttctgtagtgggtagccattccagctttgatctggaagttccaacccccattgaggctccggtaactgtcacgcctacaagactgggtgagagaggacactgaagacccaagatccggatgcgccagctctcttggttcctggaccctggacgctagaggtagaccgagcagagttctccagagaacacctctggactgcgccatacctttcccagaccctgttacatatccctttacttgtaagttaccccacaaaataaacctcccttttaactacatggagtggccttaataattccaccaataagTTTCATTtcaacaagctagagtcatttggaaatgaggaacctcaactgaaaaaatggCCTCATCAGACTGACCTGTGGACAAGCTTatgttgcattttctttattgataattGATGTAGAATGGATGGTGCTCTACCTctaggcaagtggtcctggatGCTACAAGAGAGTAGACTGACAAGTCCTtcattcaaggagataaacagattaagaaatggaataaagagagtaGGGACCTCAAGgaaagatcccacccagctaagtttccaacttgtgaaaaggaattaaagaaagtCTTAGAgttaggtgtggtggcccacacctttaatcccagcactccagaggcagaggcaggcagatatctgagttggaggccagcctggtctacagagaaattTCTAGGCCAAATTTAGTCAGTGAAGGTAACcataaaaaacagaaagctggtgaaaatataattatataaaggGGCCATGTTTtggccccagcaagcagcagaacttggcagcttccgccatgtggttctggctttagagttaaggatagaagaaaggggctatgaAATGTGCCTCCACAGCTAaggaagccactgaggccaggcatgtatcaGAAGTGTCCctaaatggaggcctagagaggccattgtgtgaagctgtgaagttgaagcctgggtTGCCTTGGATACCCCAaaatattggagatgccagagctatgGTATACCTGTTGAGCAGAGCTGCTAACAGGATATAGAACCAGtccaagagaaaaaaagtatattgcagtcaacaaagctgaaaggagttggagatctgaagaacactttgacattagacatggagatgcagaactTGGAGTCTGCCCAGCTGATTTTaagctttgctttgctttagCCATTTGATACAATGTCCATTTAACAGAATAACAGTACTAAATTCTCTTCCAAGGCATATGACCTACCTATTTATGGGTTCCTGTCCCAGTCCATAGTACCAGAGATAAGTTCAGTCTTTTGGCATGAGCCTTAAATCCATCCAGAAAAGCCAAGATGAGCAATGTGCCTTGAGATGCTAGAGTGTGAATTAGGCCAGAATGTttggttattcccataacattCGTGGCACTAtcaccagtaagcagcacttctctatggcttttgcatcagctcctgcctcccagctctggccctgtttgagttcctatactaacttccttcaatgatgggctacaatatggaagtgtagaccaaataaatcctttccttcacaaaaaaagaaaaaaagtaggcTGGGCAAGacatgaggagcaaggcagtacacacacacacagccttatcCTCTGCATTAATTCCTGCCTTGAGTCACTGCCTTGACTTCTTTGAATGATGGACTATACACTGTAAGCTTAAATAAACCCTTTAAATAAATCCAAAAGTTATTTGATCATAgttttttcatcacagcaatagaagccctaactaagacagaatccAACAACATGCATGGATCAGCTAATTCACCACTTGGGAAAGCAAACTGTAGAAGGCAGATGGCAGGAAACACCAGCTACCCCAAAGGTTAGCCATCTGAGAGAGCATAAAGTtcctggatgcaggagctggcCAACAAAGCCAAGATGGGCAATGTGCCTTGAGATGCTAGAGTGTGAATTAGGCCagtaaaaaaaaggaagggagttGGAACCTGTCACTTCCCCCAGTGCCAATGGTCTTGCCTATAACTAATGTGTAGAAATCTCCCTTCTGAGAAAGGTTTTTCAGGTGCAGCCTGTTAAGAGGGTAGGGCTCTGTAAACCTACACCTCTATAAACCCCTCACCTATGCTCTGTAAAAGAGCAAAGAAACTTGTTGGTCCCCCAGAATGAACTTTGGTGGAATTGTGCCTTGGTTTATCACTGGGACCTTTGGAGGAGGGGTAGAAGCTGCTTATGTctactgtgggggggggggattttagCAATAACACTATTTCCCAGAAAATTCACAGATTATGAGCTCTCCTCTGGGTTAGTTTCCCACTGGGTTCCAGAACTCCCAAACTCTGAAGTTCCTGGGCATGCAAGTGAAATATGACATGGAAACCAATGAGATAAAGAAGACTTTGTGGGTAACAAGATGTTTATTGAGTTTTGGGCACAGGAGAGGGGTGGCATGGTTAGTGGTAAAAAAGATCTTTTCTGGCACTTCAGATCCAGGCCCCTGAGGCTTCAGGGAGGATCACAGTCTAAGAACACTCAACAGGTGACACGCTCTTCTCCAGAGTGCTCCCATCATGAGTGACCTGGCAGCTGTATCTGCTGTGAGGTGTCCACTGGTGAGATGTCAGTGTCAGGTAGCTGCTGACCATGTACTTGTTGTTAGTCTGTTTCGAAGGTTGGGTTGTCTCTACACCCTGTGTGACAGGAATTCCATCTACTTTCCAGTTCACCACCAAAGTACCTGGGTAGAATTCACTCACCAGACACACTAGTGTGACCTTCCTGGGATGGAGATCCTTCAGGGAAGGCAGGAACAGAGTGACCAGGGGGTCAGACTTGGGTTGACCTGTGCAGATAGAGAAGGGGATGAGAGTTGTCACAGGAGAGCATGTGACAGGGAAGCATCCTCTCTTATCGGAATCTTTTGACCTTTCATGTTCCATCCTGGGATcctgcttccttcttcttctctatcCACTCAAGTCCCCTAGAGAACAGACATCCTTTTGGGGGAGGGCCTCCCTCAACTCCACATTTcctcagggtactcttgagtaggatcagcaggaagtattagatagaaggacagaggggggagacagacagaaaatacaggacagactcaggagggcctggatcccaATCCACCAGGCctcaactgtctctgccctaaggtatttataggaattccaaggggtggagcaaaagacctccccacagcacagccaagtgcagaccatttcagataCCTGCCCTCAGGTCCATGGTCTAATCATTCTCtccatgcagacctgctgggtaaagccactaggaaacctgaaaataggctcccacaggtcccccttctTAATGTATAAAAAACAACTCCCCCTTAAGAGCTTACAACAATCTCCAAAGCTGTCACACCTTCCAGTATAGGAGTacaggatgataaagatggctaTTTTTTGGAGTGAGTCTAAGGTGACTACATCAGTCTTAGCTGCATCCAGCCCTTTCTAAACCAGAAAACTATTGATGCAACTGCAAACTTAAAAAcccccttagcttcatcattaacattaacaggttaacataattttaacataaatattgctacaCATAGTTACAATTCTCTCAATGTTACAACTtaaactcttaatagaaccatttgaatttcttgctaaTAGAACATAGGATAAACTTCTTATGTAtccacatcaaacttaaatacttCCTTAACCTTACCAAACCATGGTGCatcaataggttaacataatATATGACCATTACTATACACCATTATAATTTCTACAAACATatattcaaccttaattcactcataactccccctttttatattttttttaacaaaatcttgaatctaattagaaaaaaaaaatttctccatTTAGGATAACATAATGACATGAATATTATTATACCCAATTATAGTTCCTACAAATCTGTATTtgaaagcaatattctcaatctaaccattaacactttaaaacctttagcaaaacatccaaaagcagtttcttaataaaactctttataCTTTTAAAGCAATCTCTTAGTttacccatttgcatttc
Above is a window of Onychomys torridus chromosome 8, mOncTor1.1, whole genome shotgun sequence DNA encoding:
- the Igll5 gene encoding immunoglobulin lambda-like polypeptide 5, whose protein sequence is MKLRTGQALGTIPRQCKVLLLLLLLGLVVDGVQHVLPPGSAGRSRAMSPGASAGSSRPRLWTLPGRFLFQIIPRATGSRCWPHGFPSEHQSWPVFGGGTQLTVLGQPKSDPLVTLFLPSLKDLHPRKVTLVCLVSEFYPGTLVVNWKVDGIPVTQGVETTQPSKQTNNKYMVSSYLTLTSHQWTPHSRYSCQVTHDGSTLEKSVSPVECS